In Sphaerospermopsis torques-reginae ITEP-024, the genomic window AAATTCATGCAAAGTCAAATAGCTAACACTACGATCATTGAACAAAATCGTCATGAGGCTGTAGATGCCCATCATGAAGCACATCCAGATCATCGTTTGTTTGGTTTGGTCGTGTTTCTGATTGCTGAAGGTATGATTTTTATGGGTATGTTCGGAGCTTATTTAGCTTTCCGTTCTACCTTACCTGTCTGGCCACCGGAAGGTACACCAGAGTTAGAACTGTTGTTACCTGGTGTGAATACTATAATTTTGATTGCCAGTAGTTTTGTCATGCACAATGCTGATACTGCCATCAAAAAAAATGATGCTAAGGGAATGCGTACTTGGTTAGCTATTACTGCGCTAATGGGTACAATTTTCTTGGTAGGCCAGGTTTATGAATATACCCATCTGGAATTTGGTTTAACTACCAATCTTTTTGCTAGTGCGTTTTATGTTCTCACCGGTTTTCACGGTTTGCACGTTACCATCGGAGTTTTAGCGATTTTGGCGGTTTTGTGGCGATCGCGTACTCCCGGACACTATAGCAATGAACATCATTTCGGGATAGAAGCCGCTGAATTATACTGGCACTTTGTGGACGTAATCTGGATCATTTTGTTCGGATTACTCTATTTATTGTAGGTATTTATTTTGTGGTTATTCACTCCACTTGACTTCCAGTCCCCCATCCAGGGGGTTTTTTTATCAATTGATAATTGACAATGGAAAATTGACAATGGAAAATTGACAAGGAAATAAATCTCTTACCTCCCCTGCTTGCTTCATTGCTCACAATTATCTCTCTCTTCTGCATTAATCCATAATTATCAATTATCAATTATCAATTTTCAATTATTTTGACGTGGAAAGTGAAAAAGCGACAGTTGCCAAAAATGCTAAGGTCAGTCCAGAGGAAATAAATCTCTTACCTCCCCTGCTTGCTTCATTGCTCACAATTATCTCTCTCTTCTGCATTAATCCATAATTATCAATTATCAATTATCAATTTTCAATTATTTTGACGTGGTTTTTTTTTGGAAACTGTAATGATTGGTAATGGTGGAGTAGAAGGTTGAGGTGGTAAATAATGTTGCACTACAGTTTCCTCTGGCATGGGGGGTTGCTGCTGCATCCGCCATAATTTCAAGGCTAAAGCTACTCCTGTTGTTCCTAAACCAAAGGTGAATAATGACCAGCTATCATCTAAACCACCAATCAGTGCATCTACTATACCCATTGTAACTAATACACTAATGATAGGTTCTTTCCGGTAGGCTGACTTCAAAAAACGAGGTAATATAGCGTTCATCACAGCTTACTTTCCGCTAACTTTTCTTGTAAATTGTTCCACAATAGCGCAATTGCTATTCAATTATTATTTCTAGCTATCAAGTCATCTCACATTATAGTTTTCTGGGTTCAAAATAGATGTGTGGTAATTCACCATACTATATACAGATATTGCGCTACCTTTTCCA contains:
- a CDS encoding cytochrome c oxidase subunit 3, producing MQSQIANTTIIEQNRHEAVDAHHEAHPDHRLFGLVVFLIAEGMIFMGMFGAYLAFRSTLPVWPPEGTPELELLLPGVNTIILIASSFVMHNADTAIKKNDAKGMRTWLAITALMGTIFLVGQVYEYTHLEFGLTTNLFASAFYVLTGFHGLHVTIGVLAILAVLWRSRTPGHYSNEHHFGIEAAELYWHFVDVIWIILFGLLYLL